Proteins found in one Paenibacillus borealis genomic segment:
- a CDS encoding TetR/AcrR family transcriptional regulator, translating to MNSNSKRNLILAAASNVVKHQGIEKLTLEAVAAEAGVSKGGLLHHFPNKDALIQSMVSGITNDFITEVQNRSARDTRDQGKWSRAYLQSTVEADKEAQGMSVALNAALFTHGDLLEDLREQYSVWQQNIENDGLDPVISTIVRLAVDGLWLSEVFGIGDLSSEMRDKVINKLLEMVN from the coding sequence ATGAACAGTAATTCCAAACGCAACTTGATTCTGGCAGCCGCTTCAAACGTCGTGAAGCATCAAGGAATTGAGAAGCTGACGCTTGAAGCGGTGGCCGCCGAAGCAGGGGTGAGCAAAGGCGGTCTGCTGCATCATTTTCCAAATAAGGACGCCTTAATTCAAAGCATGGTGTCAGGAATAACCAATGATTTCATAACAGAGGTTCAGAATAGGTCGGCCCGGGATACACGGGATCAAGGGAAATGGAGCCGGGCCTATTTGCAGTCCACCGTTGAAGCAGATAAGGAAGCGCAGGGCATGAGCGTAGCGCTTAACGCAGCACTTTTTACCCACGGAGATCTGCTGGAGGACCTTCGGGAACAGTACTCCGTCTGGCAGCAGAACATTGAGAACGATGGACTTGATCCGGTAATTTCCACGATTGTCCGGCTGGCTGTAGACGGCTTGTGGTTATCGGAAGTATTTGGAATCGGCGATCTCAGCAGCGAAATGCGTGACAAGGTCATCAACAAATTGCTGGAGATGGTTAATTAG
- a CDS encoding DMT family transporter — protein MNSYVLLSLAIVSEVFGSSMLKASNGFKRLLPSIAVVAGMGLAFFNLSLALKEIPLGTAYAIWSGVGTALTALVGVLVYKESLNVKKVAGLVLIIGGVVLLKLSTGV, from the coding sequence GTGAATTCTTATGTATTATTGTCGTTGGCTATTGTGAGTGAGGTCTTCGGCAGCTCCATGCTCAAGGCATCGAACGGGTTCAAAAGGCTGCTTCCTTCTATCGCGGTGGTCGCTGGTATGGGGCTGGCGTTCTTCAATCTGTCACTGGCGCTGAAAGAGATCCCCCTCGGGACGGCTTATGCTATCTGGTCAGGTGTAGGAACGGCGTTAACCGCATTAGTCGGCGTACTCGTCTATAAAGAAAGTCTGAATGTCAAAAAAGTAGCAGGACTAGTCCTCATCATTGGCGGTGTGGTGCTCCTGAAGCTTTCAACGGGGGTGTGA
- a CDS encoding DMT family transporter — MKSYLALSIAILSEIFGTTMLKLSDGFSSVLPSIGVVIGMGLAFYSLSISLRTIPLSLAYAIWSGAGTALTALIGILIWNDPFNLLTGISLLIIIGGLVLLNSSNHAQQVTENTPAK; from the coding sequence GTGAAAAGTTATCTTGCATTAAGTATCGCCATTCTCTCGGAAATCTTTGGCACGACAATGCTCAAGCTCTCCGACGGATTCAGCAGTGTGCTGCCGTCTATTGGGGTAGTGATTGGCATGGGTCTGGCTTTTTACAGCTTATCCATTAGTCTCAGAACCATACCGTTAAGCCTGGCTTATGCCATCTGGTCTGGAGCAGGCACGGCTCTGACTGCACTCATCGGCATTCTGATCTGGAATGATCCTTTCAACCTGCTTACCGGCATCAGCCTGCTTATTATCATCGGGGGACTGGTCTTGCTGAATTCTTCAAATCATGCCCAGCAGGTAACAGAGAATACCCCCGCAAAATAG
- a CDS encoding alpha/beta fold hydrolase, which translates to MIEERISLGRLAINVKYSLSSKPVILFLHFSGGNLNMWEGILPQFAQDYSIIAPDIRGHGKSDKPETGYHIDEMAEDMYQLLQHLQVEKCHIVGSSMGAEVGLSLAAAHPERVLSLVCEGALNNEFGEYGLFQGTAEEIEQRKEQLRAELGEREERIFSRIEDYVAEQRAELTAEGLWNPYFSAFYEHSLQQLPGGKYTYCYLNRVRTEYIVKYWDLSFEQYYQKIDCPVLFLPSEEEWGDESIRRSLDAFAGLLHSYEITRIPDSLHAYVWMQLPLPAGQAVKDFLNKQR; encoded by the coding sequence TTGATTGAGGAACGTATTTCATTAGGGCGGTTAGCGATAAACGTCAAGTATTCATTAAGCAGTAAACCCGTTATTCTATTTCTTCATTTCAGCGGCGGGAACCTCAACATGTGGGAAGGCATTCTCCCGCAGTTCGCGCAGGACTACAGCATCATCGCTCCCGATATCCGGGGACATGGTAAGTCGGACAAACCGGAAACCGGCTATCATATCGATGAGATGGCAGAGGATATGTATCAGCTGCTGCAGCATTTGCAGGTAGAGAAGTGCCACATTGTCGGCAGCTCGATGGGAGCTGAAGTAGGCCTGAGTCTGGCGGCGGCGCATCCGGAGAGAGTGTTATCCCTGGTCTGCGAAGGCGCACTCAACAATGAATTTGGCGAATACGGATTATTCCAAGGTACGGCGGAAGAAATTGAGCAGAGAAAAGAACAGCTTCGTGCAGAACTGGGGGAGCGGGAGGAACGAATCTTTAGCAGAATAGAGGACTATGTCGCCGAACAACGGGCAGAGCTGACAGCGGAAGGACTGTGGAATCCTTATTTCTCGGCCTTCTATGAGCACAGCCTGCAGCAGCTGCCGGGCGGTAAATATACTTATTGTTATCTGAATCGTGTCCGGACCGAGTATATTGTGAAGTACTGGGATCTGTCGTTTGAGCAGTATTATCAGAAAATAGACTGTCCGGTGCTATTCCTCCCCAGCGAAGAAGAGTGGGGTGATGAGTCCATCCGCCGCAGTCTGGATGCCTTCGCAGGGCTGCTGCACAGCTATGAGATCACACGCATTCCTGACTCCCTTCATGCCTATGTCTGGATGCAGCTGCCGCTTCCGGCAGGTCAGGCTGTGAAGGATTTCCTGAACAAGCAGCGGTGA
- a CDS encoding ABC transporter permease has translation MSTVIKPGTERRLKNHTSFGQAVRNSLTMAYRGLLKIRRTPEQLFDVTFQPIIFTLMFTYIFGGAIAGDVASYLPVIIPGILVQTVITTSVVTGVQLREDMEKGVFDRFKSLPIARIAPLAGALLADTIRYTIATVLTFVMGYIMGLRPEGGIGNVALAALLVIGCSWAISWIFAFFGVIARTASSVQGISMIVLFPLTFLSNAFVPVDTMPKWLQWFVNINPISHLVTAVRNLVNNGTVGSDLVYSLIGAAVIVAIFAPITVRAYMRRT, from the coding sequence ATGAGTACTGTAATCAAGCCGGGTACAGAACGCCGTCTGAAGAATCATACCAGCTTCGGCCAGGCGGTGCGCAATTCATTAACGATGGCCTATAGAGGGCTGCTCAAGATCCGGCGGACACCGGAGCAATTGTTTGACGTCACGTTCCAGCCGATCATTTTCACGCTGATGTTCACTTATATCTTCGGAGGGGCTATTGCCGGTGATGTAGCAAGTTATTTGCCGGTGATCATCCCAGGGATCTTAGTACAGACCGTAATTACGACCTCTGTCGTCACGGGTGTCCAGCTGCGGGAGGATATGGAGAAGGGTGTGTTTGACCGCTTCAAGTCCCTGCCGATTGCGCGGATTGCTCCTCTGGCGGGCGCACTGCTCGCAGATACGATCCGTTATACCATTGCTACTGTGCTCACCTTCGTTATGGGGTACATCATGGGCTTACGCCCTGAAGGCGGCATCGGGAATGTCGCGCTCGCAGCGCTCCTTGTTATCGGATGCTCATGGGCAATCAGCTGGATCTTCGCCTTCTTCGGGGTTATCGCCCGGACGGCTTCCAGTGTACAGGGGATTTCCATGATCGTACTGTTCCCGCTAACCTTTCTCTCGAATGCGTTTGTGCCGGTTGATACGATGCCGAAATGGCTGCAGTGGTTTGTAAATATCAATCCGATCTCACATCTGGTCACCGCCGTCCGTAATCTGGTCAACAACGGAACGGTAGGCAGCGATCTGGTCTACTCGCTTATTGGTGCCGCAGTCATTGTCGCCATCTTCGCCCCGATCACGGTGCGTGCGTATATGCGCCGTACGTAA
- a CDS encoding CDP-alcohol phosphatidyltransferase family protein, with protein MKLIPNCLTLSRIGLALLLLGLEPLGTGFTTVYILCGITDMLDGPIARMTGTTSSLGAKLDSLADMTLVGASLYTLYPFLGLTRGGLLWITLIALIRGASMLTALRRFRTYGSIHTYGNKLAGLLLFITPLLLPHIHQVVWTAVVCAVATLSAVEEFVILLSSSQLQLDRKGLFTRR; from the coding sequence ATGAAGCTTATACCCAACTGCTTAACACTCAGCCGGATCGGGCTGGCACTCCTGCTGTTAGGGCTGGAGCCGCTGGGCACGGGCTTCACCACTGTCTATATCCTGTGCGGAATTACAGATATGCTGGATGGGCCGATTGCCAGAATGACCGGGACAACCAGCAGCCTCGGGGCCAAGCTTGACTCTCTGGCCGACATGACGCTGGTGGGCGCTTCATTATATACATTGTATCCGTTCCTTGGACTTACACGGGGGGGCCTCCTCTGGATCACCCTAATCGCCTTAATCCGGGGAGCCTCCATGCTGACCGCGCTGCGCAGATTCCGGACCTACGGCAGCATCCATACCTATGGCAATAAACTCGCCGGACTCCTGTTATTCATCACGCCGCTGCTGCTTCCGCATATTCATCAAGTTGTCTGGACTGCTGTTGTATGCGCCGTGGCTACTTTGTCCGCAGTGGAGGAATTTGTCATACTTCTGAGCTCAAGCCAGCTGCAGCTGGACCGGAAAGGGCTGTTTACGCGGCGCTAA
- a CDS encoding N-acetylmuramoyl-L-alanine amidase family protein, which produces MRKMYIIAAAWLCLLMLAACSDGVSNGSGGDSADSSLAAAPAAGKPEAIHEPGSTSGPASSDPVYSGPVYKVVIDPGHGGEDPGATSVSGRFEKEFNLSVSQQIAAKLADDPQIQIELTRTGDAFISTHELYRPEFANNLPADLFISIHGNTYEDASASGTESFYYHDESLAFAETIHKHVIQATGLKDRGVKVENFFVLRETEMPSVLLELGYLTNPGDETKMWTAEFQEDVASAIIDGIREYLQLD; this is translated from the coding sequence ATGAGGAAGATGTACATTATAGCTGCCGCATGGCTCTGTCTGCTAATGCTTGCGGCATGCAGTGATGGCGTCAGTAACGGTTCAGGCGGGGATAGTGCAGATTCAAGTCTGGCTGCGGCTCCGGCGGCGGGTAAACCGGAAGCAATCCATGAACCAGGCAGTACAAGCGGGCCTGCCAGCAGTGATCCGGTGTATTCCGGACCTGTTTATAAGGTTGTGATCGACCCCGGGCATGGCGGTGAAGATCCTGGCGCGACGTCCGTGAGCGGACGTTTTGAGAAGGAGTTCAACCTTAGCGTATCACAGCAAATAGCAGCGAAGCTGGCGGATGATCCGCAGATTCAGATTGAGCTTACCCGCACCGGGGATGCTTTCATTTCCACGCATGAGCTGTACCGGCCGGAGTTCGCGAATAACCTGCCGGCGGATTTATTTATATCCATACATGGTAATACCTATGAGGATGCTTCAGCGTCGGGCACGGAGTCCTTTTATTATCATGACGAATCACTGGCTTTTGCCGAGACTATACATAAGCATGTCATTCAAGCTACCGGGCTCAAAGACCGCGGGGTTAAGGTTGAAAACTTCTTTGTGCTGCGGGAGACGGAGATGCCGTCCGTGCTGCTTGAACTGGGATATTTGACGAACCCCGGAGATGAGACGAAGATGTGGACCGCTGAATTTCAGGAGGATGTTGCCTCTGCCATCATCGATGGAATCAGAGAATATTTGCAGCTGGATTGA
- a CDS encoding LTA synthase family protein, giving the protein MPFKESRSLSKRSILFFSLIMLVKSYFAWYYLFENGPTWTTWLKEIPFVLLLFCLIEWFATKRKIAIYMLVNLLITVLFFSLIVYHNHFGIIATSQVFGQVKQVGAVKKSIFAVVHPQYMLIFVDIIIISLVMLRRKKALAWKHSMSRRSNRKAVAVLFCVSLVMCMMNIFPNKASMNENVKAEQMGILNYEAYALLGEPEEEKIDPAEISQAGIDKTKGIQTIANPVMYGAAKGKNLIILQMESFQNFLINLSVDGTEITPNLNKLAAESYYFPRFFQQVGQGNTSDAEFIVNTSFYVPPDGPATEMYAPKDLPSLPKLLQAQGYDTATFHTNEVGFWNRGELYDALGFNRYYDKAYFGEDDTVFYGSSDEVLYKKTSAELARMDQSEQPFYSQVISMSSHNPFTIPESKYKMTLPERYEGTLVGDYIRAENYADYALGQFIDELKSSGVWDNSVVVLYGDHRGLPIFSLKDDDKVLMEEILGHEYNERDLINIPLIISATGITSPSVKEQLGGQVDILPTVANLLGVPLDYHIHFGQDLLNQTHYNLLPQRYYLPTGSFVNNEELFLSGSGFEDGQHYTLSGDGTELLQSTEDEFTRALELLRMSDSYVTQLPDRVVVEEE; this is encoded by the coding sequence ATGCCGTTTAAGGAATCACGTTCGCTTAGTAAAAGATCGATTCTGTTCTTCTCCCTAATCATGCTAGTTAAAAGCTATTTCGCCTGGTATTACCTGTTCGAAAACGGTCCGACCTGGACCACATGGCTGAAAGAGATTCCTTTTGTGCTGCTGCTGTTCTGCCTCATTGAATGGTTCGCCACGAAACGGAAAATTGCCATCTATATGCTCGTCAATCTGCTTATTACCGTATTGTTCTTCTCTCTCATTGTCTACCATAATCACTTTGGAATCATTGCTACTTCTCAGGTCTTCGGCCAGGTCAAGCAGGTGGGAGCCGTCAAGAAAAGTATATTCGCCGTCGTGCACCCTCAATATATGCTTATATTCGTAGACATTATCATCATCAGCCTGGTTATGCTCAGACGCAAGAAGGCGCTGGCTTGGAAGCACTCGATGTCCCGCCGCAGTAACCGCAAGGCGGTCGCTGTTCTGTTCTGTGTTTCACTTGTCATGTGTATGATGAATATTTTTCCGAACAAGGCCAGTATGAATGAGAATGTTAAGGCCGAACAAATGGGGATTCTCAACTATGAAGCCTATGCCCTGCTGGGTGAACCTGAAGAAGAAAAGATTGATCCTGCGGAAATCTCCCAGGCCGGCATTGACAAGACCAAAGGCATTCAGACAATAGCCAATCCAGTCATGTACGGGGCTGCCAAGGGGAAGAATCTGATTATCCTGCAGATGGAGTCTTTCCAGAACTTCCTGATCAACCTGTCGGTTGACGGAACAGAAATTACACCTAACCTGAATAAGCTTGCCGCCGAGAGTTATTATTTCCCCCGGTTCTTTCAGCAGGTGGGTCAAGGTAACACATCGGATGCCGAATTTATCGTAAATACCTCCTTCTATGTTCCGCCGGATGGTCCGGCGACGGAAATGTATGCACCTAAAGATCTGCCGAGTCTGCCGAAGCTGCTGCAGGCCCAAGGCTACGACACGGCAACGTTCCATACGAATGAAGTCGGCTTCTGGAACCGCGGCGAGCTGTACGATGCACTGGGCTTCAACCGTTATTATGACAAGGCTTACTTCGGTGAAGACGATACCGTCTTCTACGGTTCATCGGATGAAGTCCTGTACAAGAAAACCTCCGCAGAGCTTGCGCGGATGGATCAAAGTGAACAGCCCTTCTATTCACAGGTTATCTCGATGTCATCGCATAATCCGTTCACCATTCCAGAGAGCAAATATAAGATGACACTGCCGGAACGCTATGAAGGCACGCTTGTGGGAGACTATATCCGTGCCGAGAACTATGCCGATTATGCGCTGGGTCAATTCATTGACGAACTCAAGAGCAGCGGGGTATGGGATAACAGCGTGGTTGTACTATATGGCGATCATCGGGGGCTTCCTATTTTTTCGCTTAAGGATGATGATAAAGTCTTAATGGAGGAAATTCTGGGCCATGAATATAATGAGCGCGACTTGATCAATATCCCGCTCATCATTTCAGCCACCGGCATTACGTCTCCAAGCGTGAAGGAGCAGTTAGGCGGACAGGTTGATATTCTTCCTACCGTAGCGAATCTGCTCGGCGTGCCACTGGACTATCACATTCATTTCGGACAGGATCTCTTGAATCAGACCCATTATAATCTGCTCCCTCAGCGCTATTATCTGCCTACGGGATCTTTCGTCAATAACGAAGAGCTCTTCTTATCCGGCAGCGGGTTCGAGGATGGACAGCATTATACGTTATCCGGTGACGGGACAGAGCTCCTTCAGTCGACAGAGGATGAGTTCACCCGTGCACTTGAGCTTCTGCGGATGTCGGACAGTTATGTGACACAGCTGCCGGACAGGGTAGTAGTTGAGGAAGAATAG
- a CDS encoding AraC family transcriptional regulator, which translates to MNLLENMNAALSYIEEHLEGVVDVREAARRALCSEYHFTRMFSFLAGIPLSEYIRRRRLTLAAFKLQGSQQRIIDLALEFGYSSPDAFTKAFQLVHGVTPSEARSAGTPLKAFPRMTFQLTIRGGSEMNYRMEEKAAFSIVGLKKRVPIQFNGVNPEIAAMWQSLTMEIITELKQLSNIEPAGMISASVNFSEGRMEERGELDHYIGVATTLECPPSYAKLEVPAYTWAVFEAVGPFPDTLQNIWGRIYSEWFPSSNYEQVEGPEILWNESKDTNSPAYKSEIWIPVQESKLL; encoded by the coding sequence ATGAACCTGCTCGAAAATATGAACGCCGCACTCTCCTATATTGAGGAGCATCTGGAGGGTGTGGTGGATGTCAGGGAGGCAGCGAGGCGGGCGTTATGCTCGGAGTATCATTTCACGCGGATGTTCTCCTTTCTGGCCGGTATTCCGCTCTCGGAATATATCCGCCGCAGACGTCTTACACTGGCCGCATTCAAACTGCAGGGCAGCCAGCAGCGGATCATTGATCTGGCTCTGGAATTTGGTTATAGTTCACCGGATGCATTCACCAAGGCATTCCAGCTGGTTCACGGTGTGACGCCGTCGGAAGCAAGAAGCGCAGGGACACCGCTGAAGGCCTTTCCTCGAATGACTTTTCAATTAACAATCAGAGGAGGCAGTGAAATGAATTACCGTATGGAAGAGAAAGCGGCTTTTAGCATCGTCGGACTGAAGAAAAGAGTGCCCATCCAGTTCAATGGGGTGAACCCGGAAATCGCGGCGATGTGGCAGAGTCTTACTATGGAGATCATTACGGAGCTGAAGCAGCTGTCCAACATCGAACCTGCGGGGATGATCAGCGCATCGGTGAATTTCTCCGAAGGGCGGATGGAAGAGCGTGGAGAGCTCGATCATTATATTGGTGTTGCCACTACCCTGGAATGTCCGCCGTCCTATGCCAAGCTTGAAGTCCCTGCGTATACATGGGCTGTATTTGAAGCAGTGGGGCCGTTTCCGGACACGCTCCAGAATATCTGGGGCCGGATTTATTCCGAATGGTTCCCCTCCTCCAATTATGAGCAGGTTGAAGGGCCGGAAATTCTGTGGAATGAGAGCAAGGATACGAACTCTCCTGCGTACAAAAGTGAAATATGGATACCTGTACAGGAATCGAAACTCCTTTAA
- a CDS encoding daunorubicin resistance protein DrrA family ABC transporter ATP-binding protein, with protein MNQVQKKRSVQDKGSYAIEAHGLVKTYGSNRAVDGVDLKVGTGMIYGVLGPNGAGKTTVIRMLATLLRPDAGSARIFGHDVVKEPQIVRQLIGVTGQYASVDESLSATENLIIFSRLLGLGRAESRNKAEELLEEFGLTEAAKRPLKNFSGGMRRRLDLAASLIAQPPLIFLDEPTTGLDPRTRNQMWDTIRRLVNTGSTVLLTTQYLEEADQLADRIAVIDTGKVVAEGTVDELKASVGNSSLHLKVLNPKDMGNARLIVERVLQVRSNVSAESAKIMAPMGDVDRVTDLLVALREAGISLLEMSVQKPTLDEVFLTLTGDGVKEEAGYASGSAKNKEGVLA; from the coding sequence ATGAATCAAGTACAAAAGAAGCGGTCAGTACAGGACAAGGGCAGTTATGCCATCGAAGCACATGGACTTGTCAAAACGTACGGCAGTAACCGTGCAGTAGACGGTGTTGATCTCAAGGTGGGCACAGGGATGATCTACGGTGTGCTGGGTCCGAACGGGGCCGGCAAGACAACCGTAATCCGCATGCTGGCCACTTTACTGCGGCCTGACGCAGGTTCGGCGCGTATCTTCGGACATGATGTGGTTAAAGAACCGCAGATCGTGCGTCAGTTAATCGGGGTAACGGGCCAATATGCATCGGTGGATGAGTCACTCAGCGCAACAGAGAATCTGATTATCTTCTCCAGACTGCTCGGACTGGGACGCGCCGAATCGAGAAATAAGGCTGAAGAGCTGCTGGAGGAATTCGGCCTGACGGAGGCAGCCAAGCGGCCGCTGAAGAATTTCTCCGGCGGGATGCGCCGGCGGCTGGATCTGGCCGCCAGTCTGATTGCGCAGCCGCCGCTCATTTTCCTGGATGAACCGACCACTGGTCTTGATCCGCGGACGCGGAATCAGATGTGGGATACGATCCGGAGGCTTGTAAATACCGGGTCAACCGTCTTGCTGACCACGCAGTATCTGGAAGAGGCGGATCAGCTCGCAGACCGGATTGCCGTCATCGACACCGGCAAGGTGGTTGCCGAGGGCACCGTGGATGAATTGAAAGCTTCAGTCGGCAACTCCTCACTGCATCTGAAGGTCCTGAATCCGAAGGATATGGGGAATGCCCGTCTGATCGTCGAGCGGGTGCTTCAGGTGCGGTCCAATGTATCGGCAGAATCCGCAAAGATCATGGCACCGATGGGCGATGTTGACCGGGTGACCGACCTGCTGGTCGCACTCCGCGAGGCGGGAATTTCGCTGCTTGAGATGAGCGTACAGAAGCCGACACTGGATGAAGTGTTCCTGACCTTAACCGGTGATGGCGTGAAGGAAGAGGCCGGATATGCATCCGGATCAGCCAAGAATAAAGAGGGGGTATTGGCATGA
- a CDS encoding immunity protein Imm33 domain-containing protein: MEWTLEDVEEVSRQHPNSFFIPSLQERMTQNPGRMVRLHFILTNPKEGEPRAERMWVEITGQDPVTGRYTGLLTNVPGVIQTLQPGDTVEFEPRHIARTILREGDPAWVEAGEKAALVTKKCMLPGSGVRWMYREAATREQDSGWRLFSGDEDGAYLSDPKNTAIMNVYDLIDRDPGLLEPFRGAVGTAFERSGPDAAWVEVKNWR, encoded by the coding sequence ATGGAATGGACTTTGGAAGATGTGGAAGAAGTGAGCCGGCAGCATCCTAATTCTTTCTTTATTCCTTCCCTGCAAGAACGGATGACCCAGAACCCAGGAAGAATGGTTAGGCTGCATTTCATCCTGACGAACCCGAAAGAAGGAGAACCCCGCGCTGAACGGATGTGGGTGGAGATTACCGGGCAAGATCCGGTTACCGGACGTTATACGGGGCTGCTGACGAATGTGCCCGGAGTGATACAGACACTGCAACCTGGAGATACCGTGGAATTCGAGCCCAGACATATTGCCCGGACAATTCTGCGAGAAGGAGACCCGGCGTGGGTCGAGGCAGGCGAGAAGGCGGCGCTGGTGACCAAGAAATGCATGTTGCCCGGCAGCGGGGTTCGCTGGATGTACCGTGAAGCAGCCACACGGGAGCAGGATAGCGGATGGCGGCTATTCAGCGGGGATGAAGATGGAGCGTACCTGAGTGATCCCAAGAATACCGCGATCATGAATGTGTATGATCTGATTGACCGCGACCCGGGTTTACTGGAGCCTTTTAGAGGAGCTGTAGGTACGGCATTTGAACGGAGCGGCCCGGATGCAGCATGGGTAGAAGTGAAAAATTGGCGGTAA
- a CDS encoding DNA topology modulation protein produces the protein MNRILILGSGGSGKSTLARELGGMLQLPVVHLDAHFWNPGWIPKPDEEWDGLVRQYTEQEKWIMDGNYSRTMDIRVKRADVIIFLDLPRLLCMYRIVKRRLMYHNQTRPDMQEGCPEKLDWAFVSWVWNYKTRSRANTIARLRQAGPHQRVITVTSRRQVKALIKSFADAGPLG, from the coding sequence ATGAACCGGATATTAATTCTCGGATCAGGGGGATCGGGCAAATCTACGCTGGCCCGGGAGCTCGGAGGTATGCTCCAGCTGCCGGTCGTGCATCTGGATGCCCATTTCTGGAACCCGGGCTGGATCCCCAAGCCGGATGAGGAATGGGACGGGCTGGTCCGGCAATACACGGAGCAAGAGAAGTGGATAATGGATGGCAACTACTCAAGGACGATGGATATCAGGGTCAAGCGTGCGGATGTCATCATTTTTCTGGATCTGCCCAGGCTCTTATGTATGTACCGCATTGTGAAGCGGCGTCTGATGTACCATAACCAAACGAGACCCGACATGCAGGAAGGCTGCCCGGAGAAGCTCGATTGGGCCTTCGTAAGCTGGGTCTGGAACTATAAGACACGGAGCCGGGCTAATACCATCGCCAGACTCCGGCAGGCTGGTCCACATCAGCGAGTCATCACCGTAACCTCCCGACGACAGGTCAAAGCATTAATCAAGAGCTTCGCTGATGCCGGTCCCTTAGGCTAA
- a CDS encoding SGNH/GDSL hydrolase family protein: MNGDAHLQVQRLADIEHLKIHGRTAGDLDPVTLFWTGSAIELNVQASGLWIEVESGYDQYESWISILINSVPVSRQMLNAGRHWICVFRGMNPDAVKNIRIVKEVQAMSGDPGCYLQFHAVRTDGAFLPIEAKPYRLEFIGDSITSGEGVIGAREELDWIPAWFSGVHNYTALTAEAVNADYRVISQSGWGVLTSWDNNPNGNIPDSYEQVCGLLTGERNEALGAHKVNDFASWQPDVVVVNLGTNDNGAFHSPEWVDEATGQRYKQRLKEDGSHHEEDLAAFEVAVVKFLVKLRQYNHSSHILWAYGMLGIPLMPAIYRAVDVYIQSTGDKKVSVFQLPDMTSETVGARTHPGLLAHQQTAQELSGYIKGLLSGS; this comes from the coding sequence ATGAACGGGGATGCCCATTTACAGGTACAGCGGCTGGCTGACATAGAGCATTTGAAGATTCATGGCAGAACGGCCGGCGACTTGGACCCGGTTACGTTATTCTGGACGGGCAGTGCCATCGAGCTGAATGTCCAGGCTTCCGGGCTGTGGATTGAAGTGGAGTCCGGTTATGACCAATACGAATCCTGGATCAGTATCTTGATCAACTCCGTTCCGGTCAGCAGACAAATGCTGAATGCCGGAAGGCACTGGATCTGTGTATTCCGCGGGATGAATCCTGACGCCGTGAAGAATATCCGGATTGTAAAAGAGGTCCAGGCGATGAGCGGCGACCCGGGCTGTTATCTGCAGTTCCATGCGGTCCGGACAGACGGAGCGTTCCTCCCTATTGAAGCGAAGCCCTACCGGCTTGAGTTCATCGGTGACAGCATCACTTCAGGTGAAGGCGTCATCGGAGCCCGGGAGGAGTTAGACTGGATACCGGCGTGGTTCAGCGGTGTACATAATTACACGGCCCTGACCGCAGAAGCCGTAAATGCAGACTACCGGGTGATTTCGCAGAGCGGCTGGGGCGTGCTCACCAGCTGGGATAACAATCCGAATGGTAATATTCCAGATAGCTACGAGCAGGTCTGCGGTCTGCTTACCGGAGAGCGCAATGAAGCGCTGGGAGCGCATAAGGTGAATGATTTCGCATCCTGGCAGCCCGATGTGGTGGTTGTTAATCTTGGCACGAACGATAACGGTGCATTTCATTCTCCGGAATGGGTAGATGAGGCTACCGGACAGCGATATAAGCAGCGGCTGAAGGAAGACGGAAGTCATCATGAAGAGGACCTGGCAGCTTTTGAGGTAGCAGTGGTGAAGTTCCTGGTCAAGCTGAGACAATATAACCATAGTTCGCACATCCTCTGGGCGTATGGTATGCTGGGCATTCCGCTGATGCCGGCGATTTACCGTGCTGTGGATGTTTATATCCAGTCCACGGGCGACAAGAAAGTATCTGTGTTTCAGTTGCCGGATATGACTAGTGAAACGGTTGGAGCAAGAACCCACCCGGGGTTACTGGCCCATCAGCAGACGGCGCAAGAGTTAAGCGGTTATATTAAAGGACTTTTATCAGGATCATAA